One Trichocoleus desertorum ATA4-8-CV12 genomic window, GTGGTTGTGGCTGCCATCACTTGAGCAGGATCGGCTCCTGGTTTTAATTGTAGGGTTGCTTGGGTGACTAAGCGGCGATCGCCTTGTAGTGCCGAGGTGCGGTAGTTGAAGCCCAAGTCATCAGGCAAGAGAATCTCTGTCGTGCCATTGGGTAAGAGCACATGAGCATTGACCAAAACATCAGCAGTGCAATCTCCATGTGCCCCTGCGTTCATGACCACTGCACCGCCTAGGGTGCCAGGAATTCCCACTGCCCATTCCAAACCTTCCCAACCCCGTTCTGCGGCTTGCCAAGCCAAACGAACTAGCGGTTCTCCAGCCCCAGCCGTGATTTGACCTGTTTCTGCATCGAAGTGGGCGTGGCGAAAATGCCTGGTACAAATGATTAAACCAGGCAAACCGCGATCGCTGACTAACAAATTGGAGCCTGCTCCTAGCAAGGTAACAGGCAACCCCTCCTGGTTAGCCCAATCGATGCTGGCTTGCATTTCCTCTGCTCGTCTTGGAGAAACAAACCATTCGGCTGGCCCCCCCACTCGAAAAGAGGTGAAGGGTGCTAAGGAGACTTGAGGTTTGATCAGACACTCAGTAGCAGGCAAGCGAATAGGTGAGTATTGTGAGGGGTCGGGCTTTGGTTTAGGAGGAGCAGCCTCAGCTTTAGTTTTAGAGGGGATAAAAGTGGAAGGCTTCAGAATGCTAGGCGGATCTTGGGAAAGAGTCATGATAGTCCAACTGCTCCATGCCTACGGGCCTAAGATGAAAGATTGGTTTCCGCTTCTTCAGGTTGTGGCCAATCCTGGTACAGCAATCTTTCATTCATCGTAAAACTGCTATGCGGTGATTGTTCATAGTGAACCTTAGAAGGAGGTTTGATCGCACCTTTCTTGAGAGATGCTTTTTGCGGTACGCTCCTGAAAGGCCATTACTTCCGGGATGATTTGGTTTAAGTTACCAGCCCCCAAAAATAAAGCCAAGTCTTTTGGTCGCAGCGTTTGATCCAAAAAGCTTTGGACTGCTGGCAACGAAGGTTGAAACACGACGTGATCATGGTGGGCCGCGATCGCATCTACAACCTGTTGACCTGTCAGATTCTCGGGTTGGGGTTCCCCAGCGGCATAGATGTCCGTCACTACAACTACATCAGCATCCTGAAAAGATTCAGCAAACTCTGCCAGAAAAGTTTGAGTGCGGCTGTAACGGTGGGGTTGAAAAATAGCGATGACTCGTCTTTGGTGGGCAGTGGGCAATTCGGTTGCTTGGAGATGGGCTGCTGCTAGCGTGGCGCGAATTTCACTCGGATGATGAGCGTAGTCATCCACGAATAAAATGTCGTTGTATTCGCCACGATATTCAAAGCGACGGCGAGCTCCTTCAAAAGTCGCGATCGCCTGAGCTATTTGGGCAAAGTCCAGGTTTAAGAGTCGGCCTACCGCAACCGCTGCCAGTGCATTGCTCAGGTTGTGCTGCCCCAACAGTTTGAGGTTGAGTTCTCCTAGCAATTGACCCCGTTCCCAGACTTGAGCCTTGGTGCCGTTTGCCTGATAGGTAACGCAGTCTACCGTGTAGTCAGCACCCGATTCTCGATACAAGCTATAGGTGATGTGTGGTTGGAGTGCATTTCGAACCGTGGCACAATCAATGCAACCAATTAAGGTTTTGCAGTGACTGGCAAAGGTTTTGAACGTTGAAATCACCTCGTCTAACGTGCTGTAGTGATCCGGGTGATCTAGTTCAATATTGGTGACGATGCCAATTTCAGACGAAAACTTTACGAGAGAGCCATCTGACTCATCCGCCTCAGCAACTAGGTAAGGGCCTTGGCCTAAGCGGGCATTCCCTTCCCAAGCTTTCACCTCTCCCCCCACTACAATTGTGGGGTCCAAGCCTGTCTCTAGCAGCAAATGGCCAATCATGCTGCTGGTTGTGGTTTTACCATGCGTTCCAGCAACGGAAATACTTTGGTAATCCTGAATTAGGGCTGCTAGTAGGTCAGAGCGATGAAAAATCGGACAACCCAACTCTAAGGCAGCTCGGTATTCTGCATTGGCTGGGTTAATTGCCGTGGAGCAAATCACCTGAGGTAACAGGGCCGTATCAACACTACTAGATAACTTACTGATAGAAGCTAGGGTTTCTTGGACTACCCCTCTATTCGCCGCGATCGCCACAGATGCTGCTGGTAATGCGTCATTTTTAGACGATTCAGCTTGTCGAAAAAATTCTAAATTTGTGGCATCTTGGCTCCAGAAAATGTGCGCTCCTAAATCTTGTAAGCGCTGAGTAATGTGATTTAAGCGAATATCTGAGCCAGAAACAGGTAGCCTACGTTTTGCCAGAACGTAAGCGAGGGCCGACATTCCAATTCCACCAATTCCAATGAAATGAAACGGCCTCCCGCTGAAATCAACAGAGTTCAGCATTTTAGCTCCTTACACACCACACCACACCAATAACACGCGATATCATATCAAGAATTGCTTTTTCGCGATATAGGTCGCCAAGCATTTACTTCTTTAGAGAAAGAACGTCTTTTTGAAGCTTTATCACTCCAAATTAGTTGTTCCTATTGCTCCCATTTAAGGGTTTTTGTAACCCTAGGACTGTTTTTATCTTTACTCGTCAAGGGCGTTACAGATCCGGAAATGTCCTGAAAAAACATAGCTAGAACCAAATCACTAGGCTTGTATAGGGTTGGGCTTGATTAAGACGATTCCCTGTTGGAACCTGCAGAAATTTCTAGGAATCCCTCGGTTTTCTACCAAATCTCCTGCATCCTACAACTAGCCTTTATCGTTGCAACTAGGGTTTGTACGGAGATCAGTAAGTGCGCTTAGCTGGTTTCAGGATTTCAGCAACGCAGTGTTACAGAACGGTAACTGAGTTTAGGATTCAAGCGACTTGACGCTTAGAAAAGCACCTAGTTTAGTATGCAGAAAGTGGCCATTTTTGGGGGGACGTTTGACCCAATTCATTGGGGTCATCTAGTCCTGGCTGAGGCAGCCTTACAGCAAGCCGCCCTTGACCAAGTGATTTGGGTGCCGACCCGCTTATCACCCCACAAATCTCAGCAACTCGGATTGAGTTTTGAGCATCGCCTGCAAATGGTGCAACGAGCGATCGCCAATCACCCCGTTTTCAGCGCCACCCAGGTTGAGGCTAATCGAGTGGGGCCTTCTTATGCGATCGCGACTCTGCAAGATTTACAGAAACTTTATCTACAAGTTCAGTGGTACTGGATTATTGGTTTGGATGCCTTCCGAACGTTGCCACGCTGGTATGGCCATATCGAATTAGCTGCCACCTGTGAATGGTTAGTCGCTCCTCGGCTCCAGCCTCCTAATTCCTGTAGCCCAGATTCCTGTAGTCTAGGTAATGCTTTGACATCTCTAAACACTGAGCTGGGCTGGACGGCGGAAATGATCGCGAGCTGTGAACAGGTGATCGCTTTCATGGCCCAGCAATCTATTACCATCCGCTGCCAACGGCTACCCATGCCTATGTTGGGAGTTTCTTCTAGCTTGATTCGCCAATATTGTCGAGAGAAACGCTCTATTCGCTATCTAGTTCCAGAAGCAGTTAGAACTTATATCATTGCCCATCACCTTTATCTGAAGGATGGCTAAGCGCGATCGCCAAATCAGAATTTAGGATTTAACGTTGGTTGTGGGTTTGTTGTGCAAGACCGCTTTTTTCTAAGTCAAGCTCTCCCTATTAGTTCCCCAGCAGTTTCCTTGATCTAATCCATTTTGTAGCTCTTGTCTTTGTGATCCCTTCAGGACAAAATAGCTTGAGATCCTGAGTCAAAACTGGCTGAAACCCAAGGGGCCTTCGCGAACAAACGACTAAGAATTGAAATTGGTGAATTTCTAGTTAAATCCGGAAAATATCTTGAATTCACTCATTTATCAAAATTTTCAGCGGGTGCTGGGGAACTGACTGTGAGTTCGAAATCGGCATCCTTTGCGATATGATCTGGGTCATTACTCGCTATCCGACTTTAGTATTACAGAGGGCAAGACGCAGTGATTAGAGTAGCGATCAACGGCTTTGGACGCATCGGACGTAACTTCATGCGATGCTGGATCGGCAGAGAAAATAGCCATATCGAAGTAGTCGCTATTAACGATACCTCTGACCCAAAAACCAATGCCCACCTGCTCAGATATGACACCATGTTGGGCAAATTCGATGCTGATATCAGCGCCGATGACAACTCCATCACTGTTAATGGTAAAACCGTCAAGTGTGTATCTGACCGCAACCCAGAAAACCTGCCTTGGGCAGCATGGGATATTGATTTGGTGATTGAATCCACTGGTGTTTTTACTAGCCGTGACGGAGCTTCTAAGCACTTAAAAGCGGGTGCGAAGAAAGTATTGATTACAGCTCCTGGTAAAGGAGATGATGGCACCTTCGTAGTCGGTGTAAACGATAAAGACTATGACCCTGTCAAGCATGTCATTATCAGTAACGCGAGTTGCACCACCAACTGCTTAGCTCCTGTTGCCAAGGTTCTGCATGAGAACTTCGGCATCGTCAAAGGCACCATGACCACCACCCATAGCTACACTGGCGACCAGCGGTTGTTGGATGCTAGCCACCGGGATCTACGTCGGGCTCGTGCGGCTGCAATGAACATTGTGCCAACCACCACTGGTGCGGCTAAAGCGGTAGCACTGGTTCTGCCCGAACTCAAAGGTAAACTCAACGGTATTGCTCTGCGCGTCCCTACCCCCAACGTTTCAATCGTGGATTTGGTGGTTGAAGTTGAGAAGAACACGATCGCTGAGCAAGTCAATGAAGTAATGAAAGCTGCTTCTGAAGGCGAATTGAAAGGTATCTTGGCTTATAGCGATCTGCCATTGGTTTCTACCGATTACCGGGGTACTGATGCTTCCTCTATCGTGGACGCTGAACTGACGATGGTCATGGGCGGCAACATGGTGAAAGTTGTAGCTTGGTATGACAACGAGTGGGGTTACAGCCAACGTGTGGTTGACCTCGCTGAAACTGTAGGCGAGAAATGGCAAGGCTAGACAGACGCTGATGCGCTCTAGCTAATGATCATTTGGTGCAAGCTCTCTAGCCTGAAACAAGTTCTTTAACCTAGAATTAGAACTTAGACATCAGGCGATCGCCAAGTCATCACGACTCCATCTACTAAAGCAACCGTTATCTACATTCAGACCTGGGACGTTCGATCAGAGCGTCCCTTTTTGTGGGAATCTGCTGTTGTCGTAACCAGCAACTTGCCAAGGATGAAACTCACCTCCCTCAGCAACCTAGCCGAAGAACAGGTTTCCCATAACCCAGCGATTCAGAAAAAGGTGATGCTACGGTCACACGACCTACCTCACTTGATCAACTTCGCCCAAGCTTACTTTGCACCAGGCCAAGTGGCAACTGCCCATGCTCATCAAGATATGAGTGAAGTCTTTTTTGTGGAATCTGGGTCAGGGG contains:
- the murB gene encoding UDP-N-acetylmuramate dehydrogenase translates to MTLSQDPPSILKPSTFIPSKTKAEAAPPKPKPDPSQYSPIRLPATECLIKPQVSLAPFTSFRVGGPAEWFVSPRRAEEMQASIDWANQEGLPVTLLGAGSNLLVSDRGLPGLIICTRHFRHAHFDAETGQITAGAGEPLVRLAWQAAERGWEGLEWAVGIPGTLGGAVVMNAGAHGDCTADVLVNAHVLLPNGTTEILLPDDLGFNYRTSALQGDRRLVTQATLQLKPGADPAQVMAATTTHLKQRQTTQPYHLPSCGSVFRNPGPQTAGWLIEQAGLKGHRIGGAQVAQRHANFILNCGGATAHDIFQLIRYVQQQVEQHWSLRLEPEVKMLGEFQLA
- a CDS encoding cupin domain-containing protein, with protein sequence MKLTSLSNLAEEQVSHNPAIQKKVMLRSHDLPHLINFAQAYFAPGQVATAHAHQDMSEVFFVESGSGVIHIDGQNYPLQPGTCIAVEPGEVHEITNNGSIDLAG
- a CDS encoding type I glyceraldehyde-3-phosphate dehydrogenase; protein product: MIRVAINGFGRIGRNFMRCWIGRENSHIEVVAINDTSDPKTNAHLLRYDTMLGKFDADISADDNSITVNGKTVKCVSDRNPENLPWAAWDIDLVIESTGVFTSRDGASKHLKAGAKKVLITAPGKGDDGTFVVGVNDKDYDPVKHVIISNASCTTNCLAPVAKVLHENFGIVKGTMTTTHSYTGDQRLLDASHRDLRRARAAAMNIVPTTTGAAKAVALVLPELKGKLNGIALRVPTPNVSIVDLVVEVEKNTIAEQVNEVMKAASEGELKGILAYSDLPLVSTDYRGTDASSIVDAELTMVMGGNMVKVVAWYDNEWGYSQRVVDLAETVGEKWQG
- a CDS encoding UDP-N-acetylmuramate--L-alanine ligase, with protein sequence MLNSVDFSGRPFHFIGIGGIGMSALAYVLAKRRLPVSGSDIRLNHITQRLQDLGAHIFWSQDATNLEFFRQAESSKNDALPAASVAIAANRGVVQETLASISKLSSSVDTALLPQVICSTAINPANAEYRAALELGCPIFHRSDLLAALIQDYQSISVAGTHGKTTTSSMIGHLLLETGLDPTIVVGGEVKAWEGNARLGQGPYLVAEADESDGSLVKFSSEIGIVTNIELDHPDHYSTLDEVISTFKTFASHCKTLIGCIDCATVRNALQPHITYSLYRESGADYTVDCVTYQANGTKAQVWERGQLLGELNLKLLGQHNLSNALAAVAVGRLLNLDFAQIAQAIATFEGARRRFEYRGEYNDILFVDDYAHHPSEIRATLAAAHLQATELPTAHQRRVIAIFQPHRYSRTQTFLAEFAESFQDADVVVVTDIYAAGEPQPENLTGQQVVDAIAAHHDHVVFQPSLPAVQSFLDQTLRPKDLALFLGAGNLNQIIPEVMAFQERTAKSISQERCDQTSF
- the nadD gene encoding nicotinate (nicotinamide) nucleotide adenylyltransferase; this translates as MQKVAIFGGTFDPIHWGHLVLAEAALQQAALDQVIWVPTRLSPHKSQQLGLSFEHRLQMVQRAIANHPVFSATQVEANRVGPSYAIATLQDLQKLYLQVQWYWIIGLDAFRTLPRWYGHIELAATCEWLVAPRLQPPNSCSPDSCSLGNALTSLNTELGWTAEMIASCEQVIAFMAQQSITIRCQRLPMPMLGVSSSLIRQYCREKRSIRYLVPEAVRTYIIAHHLYLKDG